In Pleuronectes platessa chromosome 8, fPlePla1.1, whole genome shotgun sequence, the genomic stretch TTGTTTTACCtttcttattaaaaaagcaaagtCTAGCTTTTATCTCTCTGCAATAACGAAAAATGTAAACGACCCTAACATTTTTTGGAAAATGATCAAATCTATCTCAGCCACTGATAATCATAGCGAACTCCCACCCTGTATTGTTAATGATGCTACCACTGTAACTGACAGGGCTACTATActtgattgttttaatattcatttttctgcctctggTTCCTTATTTTCTCGGTCTTCTTCCACGATTGCTATGCCTGCCCTCAATATTGCGTCTTCTGCCCCAGATGTTGGAAACATGTCTCTAGGCCTTATCTCTGCTGGTCaaccttcctttgtttttaggttgttttcagtggaagAGGTCCGTAGAGCTCTTTGCTCTCTTGATATCAGTAAATCTGCAGGCCCAAATCACTTGGAACCATATTTCTTAAAGTTAGCAGCTGATTTTACAAATTGTATTCCTGAAATTTGGAAAGTCACTTACGTCCTTCCCCTTTTGAAAGGGGGGGACCCTACTTGCTTGAATAATTATCGACCCATCTCCAAGTTGTCCATCATGTCAAAGGTCCTTGAAGGTCTAGTAAACGATCAGTTGAAAGATTTTCTCCATACTAACAACATTCTCTCCCCATACCAATCCGGCTTtaggaaacaacacagcacaactacAGCTTCACTTAAACTCACTAATGATATAACAGACTGGCTGGATGAAAAGAAAGTGTGCACAGCTCTCTTTGTTTACCTTTCTAAGGCctttgacacagtggatcattccattctgaagcaacgcctgcttgatataggtttatctgagcaggctgttggctggtttaataattatctgtctaatagaaaacaatgtgtttgttttgaaggcagctcatccacactgctAAATGTCTCTACTGGTGTGCCACAGGGCTCAGTTCTGGGCCcgattctgtttgttatttatgtaaatacattgggcagtaatgtcccaaatgtcaaatttcatttttatgctgatgacacagttatatactgttgtggcaccactcttgccgaagcccttggcaacttacaaattgcttttaaccttgtggaaaatcagctcattgaacgaagacttgtcttgaatgccgccaaaaccaaactgttgatattttccaatggcaggaaagtgcctgtgtctccacccagcattttgtcattgcaagggtatgaaattgaacttgtgaactgttacaagtatctcggcattttaattgatgatcgactttcttttaaaccatatgtagaaaatctggtaaaaaaattaagagtgaaactgggattcttcttccgtcacaaatcttgtttttttttttttaccagaaaaaagttgattgctaccactttcctccctgtactTGATTACAGTGATCTCCTATATATGAATGCCCCAGCAAACTGTCTGCGTtctctagacactgtatatcatggtgccttaaggtttgtcactggttgtaaagccctcactcaccgctgcatcttgctcccagagcaattactgcttacgttcaaattagtttaatttattaattatgcCCAAAGTTCACTctgaatttggtaagcactgttttaagtttgctgcacctgctgctttgaatgcactgcaaaaaactctAAAGTTAACGGAGCTCATAAACCTGgaaactttgaagactcgtgtgagagaaattggagcggcttcataccgcacttgttcttgttttggtgtgaatccggagctttagccctgttgccttatctttttttcttttttcaaatgtattttatctgtgttatgtgatttccgtgtgtcttgtgactgttgaaattgtttttgtatgctgctgtcttggccaggcttcccttggaaagaggtcattgtatctcaacaggaccgacctggttaaataaaggcaaataaaaaataaatactgttCCTCCAACTCTTAGCTCCAACTTAAAGTAAAAGTCCACTACATTGTTGCTGTAAGTACCACCAAGGAAGCTTAATGATACTTCTCTATATACTGCACAATCTTTGAATGCATGGccgaacaaaaaaaaaataatatatggcataaaaaagaacagaacagGAGCTTTGCTGTCAGAACTGTACCGCCAACATTTTAGAGGAAAAATCAAtcatcacaaacaaaaagaagattTGTTATTGAGTTATTGGTGGCCTTTAGATGAGCATAAAGGCAGAAAACAGGGTTAAAGGCCTTATTCTGTGCAAAGCTTATAAAATCTACCGGCACCTCTAAAGCTCATTCTAATCTGTGCAAACCTCCATCTACACCTAGCTGTTAGTTTTTTTCGACGCTGATAATCTAGGTACTAAAACCACCTGGTGGTAAAAGGTCAGTACCAGGAATCAGGAATTACATTCAACTATGGGCcatgttttatataatttttatgggggcattcatttaaaaaaaactagaaaGGCAGCCAGTAGAGCAAATGCGACATTCCCCTTATAAAACAACATACAAATGTATTAAAGTCCATTAGATCCAGACACATTCATAATAAAAGTTCAGGAGGCcggaggtttgatttgattaatgagtGATGAGTGACCCTTACACTGTACCTTGTGCTAGTTGATGGAAACAATAGGTAATTTATTCGATCACCGAACATAACCtagaaggttttgcatgaaatttctgaaatatattaaattaagtgtgtcccacactgtgattccTGTAAGGCGTCATAAGCCAAGGTTGGAAGTGATTTATTCTCTAActataggtttttaaagcatgttaacaaaaatacaaaagtaaTTTTAAGTAAGGTTGTcagatatatgtagtaaagtagaaaatacaatggttttctctgaaatgtgtatcaaaagcagcatagaatgacacagacacacactcacaatcatTTTCCAATCTTCTTactgtgcttagtttctcatggcagggccctaggcgagatttcagattggcgccccccaacatacacactcaAACTTTCATACAAGAACTGTTGGACTCTTTACAGCTGCGCACAAAGGCAGACAAAAttgacattttttcatcaagtttttttaattattctgtgagaaattgtggaaaatgtcaaaaagagaAACCCCTATCTCGTAATttccaataaaacaaaatcctggatccgcccccttgTTCACATCCCCACCAAATTAATGACTTCTGTCCTGACCAATATTGCATATTTCCACTAAGTTTGGTGGGAATCCGTCCGGTAGTTTTCGAATAATGCTGCTCATTTacagacaaaacagagaaagCATGACCCCCTTTGCGGAGGAGAATACTTCTGTCCAATAGGTGGCGGTAACAAACTCCTACACTAACTGACTAACCGCCAAAAGCCATAAATCCATAGAAGTAGAATTAAGCTCGAATGACACGCCTGATTCGTCTCCTCTGGTCACATGAGCATTGgggcggaggggagggggcACAAACATGGCCGACGAGTCGGAGGAAGTAAACACAGCTGCAGGAGACGATGACACTGATCTACAGCTACACGAGCCCCAAGCTTCTGCAGCGGAGACCGACAGCGACTCAGACGGCAGCAATGCGCCGGGCCCGGTGGAGAAGCCGACTCCAGCGGCGGCAGAGAGCACCTGGTCGGCCCCCATCCTGTCACTGGCTCGGAGGGCCACGGAGACGATTAGCAGCGGGGTGAGCTACGCTGCCGGCCCGAGGAGTCATTCTCTGGGATCCGCTGCGAGCTCCCCGACGGAGAAGGAGCCGGAAAATGGTCTCAGCCCTACTTCTAAAAAACTTCCTGGTACGCTTCGACTGTTTGTTAACATTTGATACCCAAGTTAGTACTTTCTATCGAACTGAAGTTTTTTAAAACACCACAGTCAGGGTCGACCTGTCGGACTTCCTCTCTGCTGTCAGCTGTCAGGGCATGTGACCTCACGAGTGAAAACCAGATTTTACGGGTTATGTTCGcactttgtgtttgtcactACTTGTAGTGTTTATGAGTTGTTTCTGCTATCCCTACCATGTTGAGCGTTTGTTTGACTGATCCCAGTTACATTGCATCTGTTCCAGTCCTGCCCCCCAAAGACCCCACGGCCATAGAGAGATCCAACCTTCTCAGCATGATGAAGCTGAGCATCAAAGTGTTGATTCAGTCCTCCTTGAGTCTGGGCAGGACGCTGGACTCAGAGTaccctcctctgcagcagttctTTGTCGTCCTGGAGCATTGCCTCAAACATGGCCTGAAAGGTGAGACAGACCAGGGAACAGaattcatttatatttcaggTTATGTCACAATAAGGGGTAGGATAACATTGATTGTGCGTTCACTGGAGGTTTCCCCAAAACTTTGGAACAGTGCTTTCCTTTTGTACATATAATTAAGACCAAACTCCACATCATagcatttttttgttattttatgctTATTAAtgctcttttttatattttgcattGTCTTCTTTTATTGTACAACAATTGGTTGTTTtcaaatgtgctatataaatgaaATTTACTTTTCAAGACAATAGGAGCATGCAAAAATGACCTTTGCTGTTTCTTTTTAAGCCAAGAAGTCTTTCATTGGTCAGAACAAGTCCATATGGGGACCCCTGGAACTGGTTGAGAAGTTGTGTCCAGAGTCCATTAACATTGCAACAAGTGCTCGGGACATGCCCAGCATTAGGTATGCTACTGCACAAAGTTGTTCAGTATACCTACAATGTGAAGTATATGCTTAACACCTgttatatattcatttattctcTTTCAGGACCGGTTTGGGTAGAGGAAGGGCTTGGCTGCATTTGGCGCTCATGCAGAAGAAAGTAGCTGACTATATGAAAGCTTTGCTGGACCGCAAGGACCTCCTGAGGTTAGTTAGACCCAGTTCAGACCTGCGATTAACATCTATCCTGATCGATCCTATCAAAAGTGGTCAGCGCTAAGGACATGTCTGAAGTCGCCCAAATGTGTCCTCAATGCgtcctgagatctgatcaccCAAACTACATGTGGCTACATCCGTTTCGCTTTCTGAACGTAAACACTTCCTGGACCACATTTGAAGGACCGcagactcagctgacgtccCTGACCCGCTACACGTCATCCCCACTTTTACTTTTCAAGGGTCCATACATCGATTCGTCTTCAGCCACAATCTCTCTCATGccgacacacacaaaacattgtAATCTGACACATCTATAAACTCAAACTGagtcaaaacaacataaatttATGATATTTAAAGTTGTGATTATTTGCATTTTGAGCTGGGAAGTGACATCTGAttacaagtggtcacaggagattTTCAggaccctttttttttaatgtctggTGCAAACCCAACTTATCACCATCaccttgtgatcagatctctcaaGAAGGATGTTTATACcgggtctgaacagggccttaGACTTATCAGCTCTGCAGGTTCAGCACCAAGCATTTTACCCTGACTACTTGCAGATCATTCCACGTCTGTTTTCCCATGTTCTAGTGAGTTTTATGACTCTGGAGCGttgatgatggaggaggaaggggcgGTCATTGGGGGACTGCTGGTGGGCCTCAACGTAATTGATGCAAATCTCTGTATTAAAGGGGAGGATCTTGACTCTCAGGTGAGTGCTTTGGGCCGACTCATCCCAGCAGTCCCACACCTCATCTTCTCTTGGAGAAACAAGTTGATCTGGGCACACAGTGACTAGTTTCTCTTTCCCATTTAGGTGGGAGTCATTGACTTTTCCCTTTACCTGAAAGATCCAGCCAACAGTGAGACTCAAAAAGAGTAAGTGGACTGAGCATCTTATCCACACTGCGTGTCTTCATGTTTTGAACGTCTCCTGCATGATAATCATTGGATTTCAAACAAACCTTTTGCTTATCAAACCCTCTTTCTCCGTTAGTGATGTAAAGATGACAGCCATATTGGACCAGAAGCACTACATTGAGGAGTTGAATCGTAACTTGAGCGGCACCGTCACTGACCTTCAGGCTAAGATGGACTCTATCGAGAAGACCAACTACAAACTCGTGGAGGAGGTCAGGGGAACTGTGTCCAAACAGTAGTGTGAATGCTTGGTGTTGCAGCACCTGTGCGCcctggattgtgtgtttttcacctGCCTGAcgactgtttgtttttctttctgtcagcTGACGGCAGCGACGGACAGGATCAACTCTCTGCGGGAGGAACAGGAGCAGCTGAGAAAACACAATGACTCAATCCTGCAGTGCAGCCAGAAAAAGGAAGAGGTCGGAAAAGGAACTGTGGCTAGCTACACCACTCCATAAATAAGTAACTGTATgtttcattcttttcttttctcttttcaggcAGCTCTTCAGGACAGCCAGGTGGAGCTGGAGACATACAAACAGACCAGACAGGGCCTGGATGAGATGTATAATGTGGTGTGGAAGCAGTataaggaggaaaaaaacattcgCCAGGTCAGTTTTCAACAGCTTAGAGGATGAGAATATAACAGGGAGGTTTtagtgaaatgtgactcagctgctctgtgttgCTTCTTGGGAGGATGTGGTGAAGGCAGAAGATACTTGTTGAGCATGAGACGGGGATTGGAGCAATTTACCAGTTAGTCTCCACTCTctcatttattcatgtattaGAAATGCATgaata encodes the following:
- the rufy1 gene encoding RUN and FYVE domain-containing protein 1; protein product: MADESEEVNTAAGDDDTDLQLHEPQASAAETDSDSDGSNAPGPVEKPTPAAAESTWSAPILSLARRATETISSGVSYAAGPRSHSLGSAASSPTEKEPENGLSPTSKKLPVLPPKDPTAIERSNLLSMMKLSIKVLIQSSLSLGRTLDSEYPPLQQFFVVLEHCLKHGLKAKKSFIGQNKSIWGPLELVEKLCPESINIATSARDMPSIRTGLGRGRAWLHLALMQKKVADYMKALLDRKDLLSEFYDSGALMMEEEGAVIGGLLVGLNVIDANLCIKGEDLDSQVGVIDFSLYLKDPANSETQKDDVKMTAILDQKHYIEELNRNLSGTVTDLQAKMDSIEKTNYKLVEELTAATDRINSLREEQEQLRKHNDSILQCSQKKEEAALQDSQVELETYKQTRQGLDEMYNVVWKQYKEEKNIRQELERELELQVGFKQEMEVAMKLLEKDTHEKQDALAALRLQLDQVKSLNLQMVHKAQDSQREAERKQAEAVQLEERMNEMEKSMVELEQRLQTSEQERKQSDQSDKDMRVELEGKVDDLQKQLTDLDTLRLGLEKELRTEREQRQGLQKALQREQDNSMELRTQLQQVQGLHTELQELKQEKQQLQQRCEQQEQALQEMGQHLSQSKLSMEDFKEVNKALKGHAWLKDDEATQCKQCLKEFSISRRKHHCRNCGDIYCSNCSSNELALPSYPRPVRVCDVCNALLLQRSSKGS